Proteins from one Besnoitia besnoiti strain Bb-Ger1 chromosome XIII, whole genome shotgun sequence genomic window:
- a CDS encoding hypothetical protein (encoded by transcript BESB_030330): MPFLQATRRGGRVAPIRFYVHFLLLLFITVLAHAYEGPRFGGEERRETTQKTGERQEVAEGVSPEDATELVPEPVDGLREGDVRGTQERKKAELPARPFSASEQSALVEGALNGSHDEPAKMSIPSAEKPEQQSFYGRMLQAVSDFLFSDADDADVDDVGFLSRRRRAPSVPEPESAHDTQMTNVPAESEPTLVLMTVSPDDAQIPAKSTDLHQAYQGVAGDEVATEQAAYVDLGEADTISTPPTAESSAGTHANSIPDTPSRDDAESSNNTRLQRRKPRLNWGRGPVEPLRPSSPATTTMKKLSRVATASALGDGVALPQHHVSSSVPFIANSHGVKATTNTSGSPVLSSTTLEGWEEKAKGLVSLVEHASKILVSPQVDTGSQAASARNGNFVGAVNSNELTLATPFSQGLASLLIRGKTQGGPMTSGGSTAALQKPLSSSPEAVAYAALSPPYPARSSVTLDALRHSDGLGKTFVQGVDVGSAVVDVLTSTRELQEALSALNIPGLPVSPSAPARQASENRDGLSLASLVNAAKAVQQFTNWAATVDKAINTTKEFTQSVPATLRGMSLRTASEADESDDSLDHEVRTEVSRQTRNSEEQRPDGRTGGVLNSPLRAQGGTTTVKGAANSYILGSQPRDYQDAQITDSRLKTENSDSEPRSMRTSTLSSSDTASTIDSKADGEEGKRPVPSRQLQQIGSASEGPMRLLSRGAAMMDDMAQALKKEEAVSAAAEGGGEYVIGLARDLQKMASFFFNVLDVTVSVADESMNALQLGHLMDTYKSLAEEGALAPLGVKASGAPPEHMGKPTVSCVNKGMTCCVPAAAAPDWKTSPLHLQNEQRRECKANFVTRSNMLCATTPYKNSKCGIIHTKANGYNKYATVLPVAGFTATAMCECEVSKQKSSEGLYSFKGTASWTAPGKPATRDLIQEAKNGWQFVKSLTKGGNQMLGVLENTLNPQRSPITSMADVMTKLVVNQQLQKIAEAADPVSAVFPSISVGLFPKKPLLTPLAPLSSLPRLSPLQALTRPVIG; the protein is encoded by the coding sequence ATGCCATTTCTTCAGGCTACCCGACGGGGCGGCCGAGTCGCTCCGATTCGGTTTTATGTCCATTTTCTCTTGCTACTTTTCATCACAGTATTGGCTCACGCCTATGAGGGGCCACGTTTTGGCGGGGAAGAGAGACGGGAGACGACGCAAAAAACGGGTGAGCGACAGGAAGTCGCTGAGGGTGTTTCTCCGGAAGACGCGACTGAGCTTGTACCAGAGCCTGTTGACGGCCTAAGAGAGGGGGACGTCAGAGGTACTCAAGAACGCAAGAAAGCGGAGCTGCCAGCCAGGCCCTTCAGCGCATCAGAGCAGTCCGCGCTGGTGGAAGGGGCACTGAACGGCAGTCATGATGAGCCAGCAAAAATGAGCATACCTTCTGCGGAGAAACCAGAACAGCAGAGTTTTTATGGCCGCATGCTCCAAGCCGTGTCCGACTTTCTCTTCTCGGACGCAGATGATGCGGATGTCGACGATGTCGGATTCCTCAGTCGACGAAGAAGGGCACCATCCGTCCCGGAGCCAGAATCAGCACACGACACGCAAATGACAAACGTAccagcagagagcgagccAACGCTCGTCTTAATGACTGTGAGTCCGGATGATGCTCAGATTCCTGCCAAGTCCACTGATCTCCATCAGGCATACCAGGGGGTTGCCGGGGACGAGGTGGCAACGGAGCAAGCCGCCTACGTTGATTTAGGCGAGGCGGATACCATATCTACTCCCCCGACAGCAGAATCCTCTGCTGGAACTCACGCGAACTCTATCCCTGACACTCCCTCTCGGGACGATGCCGAATCATCAAATAATACAAGACTTCAACGCAGAAAACCGCGGCTTAACTGGGGTCGAGGTCCCGTGGAACCTCTTCGTCCAAGTAGCCCGGCTACCACCACCATGAAGAAACTCTCTCGAGTGGCTACAGCCTCGGCGCTAGGCGATGGTGTTGCTCTGCCTCAGCACCATGTTTCATCGAGTGTTCCATTCATCGCTAATTCACATGGTGTCAAAGCCACGACTAACACAAGCGGCTCACCAGTACTGTCGAGCACAACCTTGGAAGGATGGGAAGAGAAGGCCAAAGGACTAGTAAGCTTAGTGGAACACGCATCTAAAATTCTCGTAAGCCCACAGGTGGATACCGGCAGTCAGGCTGCATCGGCTAGGAACGGAAACTTTGTAGGAGCCGTGAATAGCAATGAACTGACACTTGCAACACCATTCAGCCAaggcctcgcgtcgctgttGATCAGAGGGAAAACTCAAGGTGGGCCGATGACATCAGGCGGCTCGACGGCAGCTTTGCAGAAGCCACTAAGCTCCTCCCCTGAGGCGGTGGCTTATGCGGCGCTGTCTCCCCCATATCCCGCCAGATCGTCCGTCACGCTTGATGCGCTTCGTCACAGTGATGGTCTTGGAAAAACTTTTGTTCAAGGTGTTGACGTGGGTAGCGCGGTCGTGGACGTTCTTACTTCAACCCGGGAACTGCAAGAAGCACTGAGTGCGTTGAACATTCCGGGACTCCCAGTATCTCCCAGCGCGCCGGCTCGGCAAGCTTCAGAAAACCGAGATGGGCTCAGCCTCGCGTCGCTAGTCAATGCGGCAAAGGCAGTCCAACAGTTCACTAACTGGGCAGCAACTGTCGATAAAGCCATCAATACCACTAAAGAGTTCACCCAGTCTGTCCCTGCTACGCTTCGTGGCATGTCGCTTCGCACTGCCTCGGAGGCCGATGAGTCGGATGACAGCTTGGATCACGAGGTGAGGACCGAAGTGTCACGTCAGACTAGAAATAGCGAAGAACAGCGACCTGATGGGCGCACTGGTGGTGTGCTCAATTCCCCACTTAGGGCGCAAGGCGGGACAACAACAGTCAAGGGCGCAGCAAACTCCTATATCCTTGGATCTCAGCCGCGAGATTACCAAGACGCGCAAATTACGGACTCTCGGTTGAAGACTGAAAACAGCGATTCGGAGCCTCGTAGCATGAGAACCTCAACACTGTCTTCCAGCGACACTGCATCAACGATTGACAGTAAAGCCGACGgtgaagaaggaaaaaggcCCGTGCCTAGTCGGCAGTTGCAACAGATCGGTTCCGCTTCAGAGGGACCGATGAGGTTGCTTTCACGGGGCGCCGCCATGATGGACGATATGGCACAGGCActgaagaaggaagaagcagtctccgccgcagccgaaggAGGCGGTGAGTATGTAATCGGCCTTGCAAGGGATCTACAGAAAATGGCGTCATTCTTTTTCAACGTGCTAGATGTTACGGTCTCTGTAGCAGATGAATCGATGAACGCTTTACAACTAGGGCATTTGATGGACACGTACAAATCTTtggcagaagaaggcgcccTGGCTCCCCTAGGTGTTAAAGCCAGTGGTGCTCCGCCCGAGCATATGGGAAAACCTACAGTTTCTTGCGTGAACAAAGGAATGACTTGTTGCGttccagcagccgccgcaccaGACTGGAAGACCAGCCCCCTCCACCTGCAGAACGAACAGCGGAGAGAATGCAAAGCAAACTTTGTTACACGCTCTAACATGTTATGTGCAACGACGCCATACAAGAACAGCAAATGCGGGATTATTCACACGAAAGCAAACGGTTATAACAAGTACGCGACAGTGTTGCCTGTCGCGGGCTTTACCGCAACAGCCATGTGTGAGTGCGAGGTCTCGAAACAGAAAAGTTCTGAGGGATTGTATTCGTTCAAAGGTACGGCATCTTGGACAGCACCCGGGAAGCCTGCAACTAGAGACCTGATCCAAGAAGCCAAGAACGGGTGGCAATTTGTAAAAAGCCTTACCAAAGGCGGGAATCAGATGCTCGGAGTTCTCGAGAACACACTCAATCCGCAGCGAAGCCCCATTACAAGCATGGCAGACGTCATGACAAAACTGGTCGTAAACCAGCAACTACAGAAGATTGCTGAAGCTGCGGATCCGGTGTCAGCGGTCTTCCCGTCTATTTCTGTTGGTCTGTTCCCTAAGAAGCCTCTCCTCACTCCGCTTGCACCGCTCTCATCTCTTCCTCGGCTATCGCCTCTTCAGGCCCTGACTCGGCCTGTTATCGGCTAA